One segment of Hemibagrus wyckioides isolate EC202008001 linkage group LG05, SWU_Hwy_1.0, whole genome shotgun sequence DNA contains the following:
- the LOC131353052 gene encoding torsin-1A-interacting protein 2-like isoform X1, producing MNGDTNQPMADDIREHKPKESKKGVEADSNNSEEEEEHQTDDDQEVDEGIDERSQDKDCDLTSSEINQSVKSSQEKHIKRLDTEQPKDTDTRVHNQQKESKKDIAGASQSDAEREAYDTSDGKHIKYSKVKNETSEVLNAGDGPRQRSSNKKQNIAHLGKGDIPGHVVKTKRSSVAVDTSHSRTGWYISLAILPSLLLVVVLWFGSTSPPPKPVENLLERFYQEMEKVKDSFPSQRNELWRRSRIHLQKHLNLTDPTEPVSLILTSGREAEKTLGCLAQRLATAFSSVFNSSVLGIDGTSKSAQDSDEVKMDIDKTLKEAFMGGTKTAVIHRFEELPPGSTLIFYRYCDHENSAFKKVFLAFTVMLQEEVDFPPNANLGMVEEMVQEYLKKKFVSSDRTAKFNQMDLDKLSGLWSRISHLILPVAPEQKIEQQGCQT from the exons GTGATACGAACCAGCCAATGGCAGATGACATAAGAGAGCATAAACCTAAGGAAAGTAAAAAAG GTGTAGAAGCAGACAGTAATAattctgaagaagaagaggagcaTCAAACAGATGATG ATCAAGAAGTAGATGAAGGCATAGATGAAAGGAGTCAAGACAAGGACTGTGATCTTACGTCTTCGGAAATAAACCAGAGTGTAAAGAGCTCACAAGAGAAGCATATTAAAA GACTGGATACTGAGCAACCTAAAGACACTGACACAAGAGTGCATAACCAACAGAAGGAGAGTAAGAAAG ATATAGCTGGAGCCAGTCAGTCTGATGCGGAAAGAGAGGCTTATGACACATCAGATGGAAAGCATATCAAGTACAGCAAAGTCAAGAATGAAACCAGTGAAGTACTAAATGCTGGGGATGGCCCAAGACAGAGATCGTCAAATAAGAAGCAAAACATAG CACATCTGGGCAAAGGTGACATTCCTGGACATGTTGTTAAAACCAAAAGGAGCTCAGTTGCTGTTGATACTTCCC ACTCACGCACAGGATGGTACATATCACTGGCGATATTACCTTCTCTTCTTCTTGTTGTGGTTTTGTGGTTTGGAAGTACCTCACCTCCACCCAAACCAGTAGAAAACTTGTTGGAGAGGTTCTATCAAGAAATGGAGAAGGTCAAAGACAGTTTCCCCAGCCAGCGCAATGAACTGTGGCGAAGAAGCAGAATCCATCTACAGAAACATCTCAATCTGACTGATCCAACTGAACCTGTCAGTCTCATCCTAACCTCTGGTCGTGAGGCTGAGAAGACTCTGGGCTGTCTGGCTCAACGGTTAGCTACAGCATTTTCTAGTGTTTTTAACTCCTCAGTCCTGGGTATTGATGGAACCAGCAAAAGTGCACAAGACAGTGATGAGGTTAAGATGGACATTGATAAAACACTGAAAGAGGCCTTTATGGGTGGCACCAAAACAGCTGTTATTCACCGTTTTGAAGAGCTTCCTCCTGGATCTACACTCATCTTCTACCGCTACTGTGATCATGAGAATTCTGCCTTTAAGAAAGTCTTTTTGGCTTTCACTGTCATGCTGCAGGAAGAGGTGGATTTTCCACCTAATGCCAATCTGGGAATGGTGGAGGAGATGGTGCAAGAGTACTTAAAAAAGAAGTTTGTGTCCTCTGACAGGACTGCTAAGTTTAACCAGATGGATTTAGACAAACTAAGTGGGCTGTGGAGTAGAATCTCCCATCTCATCCTACCGGTAGCTCCAGAGCAGAAGATCGAACAGCAGGGATGTCAAACATAA
- the LOC131353052 gene encoding torsin-1A-interacting protein 2-like isoform X3 translates to MNGDTNQPMADDIREHKPKESKKDQEVDEGIDERSQDKDCDLTSSEINQSVKSSQEKHIKRLDTEQPKDTDTRVHNQQKESKKDIAGASQSDAEREAYDTSDGKHIKYSKVKNETSEVLNAGDGPRQRSSNKKQNIAHLGKGDIPGHVVKTKRSSVAVDTSHSRTGWYISLAILPSLLLVVVLWFGSTSPPPKPVENLLERFYQEMEKVKDSFPSQRNELWRRSRIHLQKHLNLTDPTEPVSLILTSGREAEKTLGCLAQRLATAFSSVFNSSVLGIDGTSKSAQDSDEVKMDIDKTLKEAFMGGTKTAVIHRFEELPPGSTLIFYRYCDHENSAFKKVFLAFTVMLQEEVDFPPNANLGMVEEMVQEYLKKKFVSSDRTAKFNQMDLDKLSGLWSRISHLILPVAPEQKIEQQGCQT, encoded by the exons GTGATACGAACCAGCCAATGGCAGATGACATAAGAGAGCATAAACCTAAGGAAAGTAAAAAAG ATCAAGAAGTAGATGAAGGCATAGATGAAAGGAGTCAAGACAAGGACTGTGATCTTACGTCTTCGGAAATAAACCAGAGTGTAAAGAGCTCACAAGAGAAGCATATTAAAA GACTGGATACTGAGCAACCTAAAGACACTGACACAAGAGTGCATAACCAACAGAAGGAGAGTAAGAAAG ATATAGCTGGAGCCAGTCAGTCTGATGCGGAAAGAGAGGCTTATGACACATCAGATGGAAAGCATATCAAGTACAGCAAAGTCAAGAATGAAACCAGTGAAGTACTAAATGCTGGGGATGGCCCAAGACAGAGATCGTCAAATAAGAAGCAAAACATAG CACATCTGGGCAAAGGTGACATTCCTGGACATGTTGTTAAAACCAAAAGGAGCTCAGTTGCTGTTGATACTTCCC ACTCACGCACAGGATGGTACATATCACTGGCGATATTACCTTCTCTTCTTCTTGTTGTGGTTTTGTGGTTTGGAAGTACCTCACCTCCACCCAAACCAGTAGAAAACTTGTTGGAGAGGTTCTATCAAGAAATGGAGAAGGTCAAAGACAGTTTCCCCAGCCAGCGCAATGAACTGTGGCGAAGAAGCAGAATCCATCTACAGAAACATCTCAATCTGACTGATCCAACTGAACCTGTCAGTCTCATCCTAACCTCTGGTCGTGAGGCTGAGAAGACTCTGGGCTGTCTGGCTCAACGGTTAGCTACAGCATTTTCTAGTGTTTTTAACTCCTCAGTCCTGGGTATTGATGGAACCAGCAAAAGTGCACAAGACAGTGATGAGGTTAAGATGGACATTGATAAAACACTGAAAGAGGCCTTTATGGGTGGCACCAAAACAGCTGTTATTCACCGTTTTGAAGAGCTTCCTCCTGGATCTACACTCATCTTCTACCGCTACTGTGATCATGAGAATTCTGCCTTTAAGAAAGTCTTTTTGGCTTTCACTGTCATGCTGCAGGAAGAGGTGGATTTTCCACCTAATGCCAATCTGGGAATGGTGGAGGAGATGGTGCAAGAGTACTTAAAAAAGAAGTTTGTGTCCTCTGACAGGACTGCTAAGTTTAACCAGATGGATTTAGACAAACTAAGTGGGCTGTGGAGTAGAATCTCCCATCTCATCCTACCGGTAGCTCCAGAGCAGAAGATCGAACAGCAGGGATGTCAAACATAA
- the LOC131353052 gene encoding torsin-1A-interacting protein 2-like isoform X2 codes for MADDIREHKPKESKKGVEADSNNSEEEEEHQTDDDQEVDEGIDERSQDKDCDLTSSEINQSVKSSQEKHIKRLDTEQPKDTDTRVHNQQKESKKDIAGASQSDAEREAYDTSDGKHIKYSKVKNETSEVLNAGDGPRQRSSNKKQNIAHLGKGDIPGHVVKTKRSSVAVDTSHSRTGWYISLAILPSLLLVVVLWFGSTSPPPKPVENLLERFYQEMEKVKDSFPSQRNELWRRSRIHLQKHLNLTDPTEPVSLILTSGREAEKTLGCLAQRLATAFSSVFNSSVLGIDGTSKSAQDSDEVKMDIDKTLKEAFMGGTKTAVIHRFEELPPGSTLIFYRYCDHENSAFKKVFLAFTVMLQEEVDFPPNANLGMVEEMVQEYLKKKFVSSDRTAKFNQMDLDKLSGLWSRISHLILPVAPEQKIEQQGCQT; via the exons ATGGCAGATGACATAAGAGAGCATAAACCTAAGGAAAGTAAAAAAG GTGTAGAAGCAGACAGTAATAattctgaagaagaagaggagcaTCAAACAGATGATG ATCAAGAAGTAGATGAAGGCATAGATGAAAGGAGTCAAGACAAGGACTGTGATCTTACGTCTTCGGAAATAAACCAGAGTGTAAAGAGCTCACAAGAGAAGCATATTAAAA GACTGGATACTGAGCAACCTAAAGACACTGACACAAGAGTGCATAACCAACAGAAGGAGAGTAAGAAAG ATATAGCTGGAGCCAGTCAGTCTGATGCGGAAAGAGAGGCTTATGACACATCAGATGGAAAGCATATCAAGTACAGCAAAGTCAAGAATGAAACCAGTGAAGTACTAAATGCTGGGGATGGCCCAAGACAGAGATCGTCAAATAAGAAGCAAAACATAG CACATCTGGGCAAAGGTGACATTCCTGGACATGTTGTTAAAACCAAAAGGAGCTCAGTTGCTGTTGATACTTCCC ACTCACGCACAGGATGGTACATATCACTGGCGATATTACCTTCTCTTCTTCTTGTTGTGGTTTTGTGGTTTGGAAGTACCTCACCTCCACCCAAACCAGTAGAAAACTTGTTGGAGAGGTTCTATCAAGAAATGGAGAAGGTCAAAGACAGTTTCCCCAGCCAGCGCAATGAACTGTGGCGAAGAAGCAGAATCCATCTACAGAAACATCTCAATCTGACTGATCCAACTGAACCTGTCAGTCTCATCCTAACCTCTGGTCGTGAGGCTGAGAAGACTCTGGGCTGTCTGGCTCAACGGTTAGCTACAGCATTTTCTAGTGTTTTTAACTCCTCAGTCCTGGGTATTGATGGAACCAGCAAAAGTGCACAAGACAGTGATGAGGTTAAGATGGACATTGATAAAACACTGAAAGAGGCCTTTATGGGTGGCACCAAAACAGCTGTTATTCACCGTTTTGAAGAGCTTCCTCCTGGATCTACACTCATCTTCTACCGCTACTGTGATCATGAGAATTCTGCCTTTAAGAAAGTCTTTTTGGCTTTCACTGTCATGCTGCAGGAAGAGGTGGATTTTCCACCTAATGCCAATCTGGGAATGGTGGAGGAGATGGTGCAAGAGTACTTAAAAAAGAAGTTTGTGTCCTCTGACAGGACTGCTAAGTTTAACCAGATGGATTTAGACAAACTAAGTGGGCTGTGGAGTAGAATCTCCCATCTCATCCTACCGGTAGCTCCAGAGCAGAAGATCGAACAGCAGGGATGTCAAACATAA
- the LOC131353294 gene encoding torsin-1A-interacting protein 2-like isoform X2 → MDRVDLKRDGTDVRRSTRLLQNKGVFPIDLRPRGALKRKRDVTALIPNEECGTEEGSPDKMAKVQLGKDAGDGHENGDQSNTVEMDVEEPEDQNQDMSSEDESGNSKPQIQEESIIKAVRVGNLETEEIRAFLQRQRKTNQMSQATKPSKLTGCGETVYGSQNVSREPSTTGSASVEPKPLENKTDILSVRSSIREYRNKMEEKARGISGVNLQGRDRYPYVKDHPPSRQPPPSLKKTPSLKTNNIPVKKQLHHPNTEVRKKLITKTGSTSPSRDAWGVCRWFRWAVFLLASLALGLMGYQHFPSSFNKWTSGHQNRLLYGATFEAYLAELKTLFPSQRPELWNRTMIHIKRHLNLTDPTEPVSLMLTSGREAEKTLGCLAQHLAAAFSSTFNSSVLGIDGTSKSAQDSDQVKMDIDKALKEAFEGGTKAAVIHRFEELPPGSTLIFYRYCDHENSAFKKVFLAFTVMLEEEVAFSPNANLGMVEEMVQEYLKKKFVSSDRTAKFNQMDVDKLSGLWSRISHLILPVAPEQKIEQQGC, encoded by the exons ATGGACCGCGTGGATTTGAAAAGAGACGGTACTGATGTGAGAAGAAGTACCAGACTATTGCAGAATAAAG gagtcTTTCCCATTGATCTGAGACCGAGAGGAGCgctgaagaggaagagagatgtCACAGCTCTTATCCCCAATGAAGAGTGTGGTACAGAGGAAG GTTCTCCTGATAAGATGGCAAAGGTTCAGCTCGGGAAAGATGCAGGAGACGGACATGAGAACGGGGACCAAAGTAATACAGTGGAAATGGATGTGGAGGAACCTGAAGATCAGAACCAAGACATGAGTTCAGAGGATGAAAGTGGAAATT CAAAACCTCAAATCCAGGAAGAAAGTATCATCAAAGCAGTGCGTGTGGGGAATCTGGAAACAGAGGAGATTCGGGCGTTTCTACAGcggcaaagaaaaacaaatcaaatgtcACAGGCAACAAAGCCTTCCAAACTGACAGGGTGTGGAGAGACAGTTTATGGTTCACAGAATGTGTCAAGAG AACCCTCCACAACAGGCTCTGCTTCTGTTGAACCTAAACCACTGGAGAACAAGACAGACATTTTGAGTGTAAGGAGCAGCATAAGAGAGTATCGGAACAAAATGGAGGAGAAAGCCAGAG GCATTTCTGGTGTGAATCTTCAGGGCAGGGATAGGTATCCATATGTGAAAGATCACCCTCCTTCAAGACaaccccctccctccctcaagAAAACACCCTCCCTCAAGACAAATAATATTCCTGTTAAAAAACAGCTACACCACCCAAACACAG AAGTAAGGAAAAAATTAATCACAAAAACTGGTTCAACTTCCCCCTCAAGAG ATGCATGGGGTGTATGCAGGTGGTTTCGGTGGGCTGTGTTCCTGCTAGCCTCACTTGCTTTGGGTTTAATGGGTTACCAACACTTTCCATCCTCATTCAACAAGTGGACAAGTGGACATCAAAACAGATTGTTGTACGGTGCAACTTTTGAAGCTTACTTAGCTGAACTAAAGACGTTATTCCCTAGTCAGCGACCGGAACTCTGGAACAGGACTATGATCCATATTAAGCGCCACCTTAATCTGACTGATCCAACTGAACCAGTGAGTCTCATGCTAACCTCTGGTCGTGAGGCTGAGAAGACTCTGGGCTGTCTGGCTCAACATTTAGCTGCAGCCTTTTCCAGCACCTTCAACTCCTCAGTCCTGGGTATTGATGGAACCAGCAAAAGTGCACAAGACAGTGACCAGGTTAAGATGGACATTGATAAAGCACTGAAAGAAGCCTTTGAGGGCGGTACAAAGGCAGCTGTTATTCACCGTTTTGAAGAGCTTCCTCCTGGATCCACACTCATCTTCTACCGCTACTGTGATCATGAGAATTCTGCCTTTAAGAAAGTCTTTTTGGCTTTCACTGTCATGCTAGAGGAAGAGGTGGCTTTTTCACCTAATGCCAATTTGGGAATGGTGGAGGAGATGGTGCAAGAGTACTTAAAAAAGAAGTTTGTGTCCTCTGACAGGACTGCTAAGTTTAACCAGATGGATGTAGACAAACTAAGTGGGCTGTGGAGTAGGATCTCCCATCTCATCCTACCGGTAGCTCCAGAGCAGAAGATCGAACAGCAGGGATGTTGA
- the LOC131353294 gene encoding torsin-1A-interacting protein 2-like isoform X1, which translates to MDRVDLKRDGTDVRRSTRLLQNKGVFPIDLRPRGALKRKRDVTALIPNEECGTEEAGSPDKMAKVQLGKDAGDGHENGDQSNTVEMDVEEPEDQNQDMSSEDESGNSKPQIQEESIIKAVRVGNLETEEIRAFLQRQRKTNQMSQATKPSKLTGCGETVYGSQNVSREPSTTGSASVEPKPLENKTDILSVRSSIREYRNKMEEKARGISGVNLQGRDRYPYVKDHPPSRQPPPSLKKTPSLKTNNIPVKKQLHHPNTEVRKKLITKTGSTSPSRDAWGVCRWFRWAVFLLASLALGLMGYQHFPSSFNKWTSGHQNRLLYGATFEAYLAELKTLFPSQRPELWNRTMIHIKRHLNLTDPTEPVSLMLTSGREAEKTLGCLAQHLAAAFSSTFNSSVLGIDGTSKSAQDSDQVKMDIDKALKEAFEGGTKAAVIHRFEELPPGSTLIFYRYCDHENSAFKKVFLAFTVMLEEEVAFSPNANLGMVEEMVQEYLKKKFVSSDRTAKFNQMDVDKLSGLWSRISHLILPVAPEQKIEQQGC; encoded by the exons ATGGACCGCGTGGATTTGAAAAGAGACGGTACTGATGTGAGAAGAAGTACCAGACTATTGCAGAATAAAG gagtcTTTCCCATTGATCTGAGACCGAGAGGAGCgctgaagaggaagagagatgtCACAGCTCTTATCCCCAATGAAGAGTGTGGTACAGAGGAAG CAGGTTCTCCTGATAAGATGGCAAAGGTTCAGCTCGGGAAAGATGCAGGAGACGGACATGAGAACGGGGACCAAAGTAATACAGTGGAAATGGATGTGGAGGAACCTGAAGATCAGAACCAAGACATGAGTTCAGAGGATGAAAGTGGAAATT CAAAACCTCAAATCCAGGAAGAAAGTATCATCAAAGCAGTGCGTGTGGGGAATCTGGAAACAGAGGAGATTCGGGCGTTTCTACAGcggcaaagaaaaacaaatcaaatgtcACAGGCAACAAAGCCTTCCAAACTGACAGGGTGTGGAGAGACAGTTTATGGTTCACAGAATGTGTCAAGAG AACCCTCCACAACAGGCTCTGCTTCTGTTGAACCTAAACCACTGGAGAACAAGACAGACATTTTGAGTGTAAGGAGCAGCATAAGAGAGTATCGGAACAAAATGGAGGAGAAAGCCAGAG GCATTTCTGGTGTGAATCTTCAGGGCAGGGATAGGTATCCATATGTGAAAGATCACCCTCCTTCAAGACaaccccctccctccctcaagAAAACACCCTCCCTCAAGACAAATAATATTCCTGTTAAAAAACAGCTACACCACCCAAACACAG AAGTAAGGAAAAAATTAATCACAAAAACTGGTTCAACTTCCCCCTCAAGAG ATGCATGGGGTGTATGCAGGTGGTTTCGGTGGGCTGTGTTCCTGCTAGCCTCACTTGCTTTGGGTTTAATGGGTTACCAACACTTTCCATCCTCATTCAACAAGTGGACAAGTGGACATCAAAACAGATTGTTGTACGGTGCAACTTTTGAAGCTTACTTAGCTGAACTAAAGACGTTATTCCCTAGTCAGCGACCGGAACTCTGGAACAGGACTATGATCCATATTAAGCGCCACCTTAATCTGACTGATCCAACTGAACCAGTGAGTCTCATGCTAACCTCTGGTCGTGAGGCTGAGAAGACTCTGGGCTGTCTGGCTCAACATTTAGCTGCAGCCTTTTCCAGCACCTTCAACTCCTCAGTCCTGGGTATTGATGGAACCAGCAAAAGTGCACAAGACAGTGACCAGGTTAAGATGGACATTGATAAAGCACTGAAAGAAGCCTTTGAGGGCGGTACAAAGGCAGCTGTTATTCACCGTTTTGAAGAGCTTCCTCCTGGATCCACACTCATCTTCTACCGCTACTGTGATCATGAGAATTCTGCCTTTAAGAAAGTCTTTTTGGCTTTCACTGTCATGCTAGAGGAAGAGGTGGCTTTTTCACCTAATGCCAATTTGGGAATGGTGGAGGAGATGGTGCAAGAGTACTTAAAAAAGAAGTTTGTGTCCTCTGACAGGACTGCTAAGTTTAACCAGATGGATGTAGACAAACTAAGTGGGCTGTGGAGTAGGATCTCCCATCTCATCCTACCGGTAGCTCCAGAGCAGAAGATCGAACAGCAGGGATGTTGA